In a single window of the Micromonospora sp. WMMD1155 genome:
- a CDS encoding Ig-like domain-containing protein: MGLRRRMALVVVSVVATPLAVGGCTTERKAAVRSVEQEVPAPEPKVTVTPADRSRDVPVSAEVTALATGGEIVVVRIADDRGMLVRAERREDGATWVPTVPLRPASTYTVEATAVGDSGRTTTRTATFTTTAASTKPQVTSTLYVADGRTYGTAMPVTVGFDPPIAKRARAEVQHRLFVTTDPPQPGTWSWVDDGSQVYYRAPDFWRPGTTVSVRAALEGLPIGGNRVGDTDRTATFRIGRQVALEIDNAGKQMRVLRDGTVIRRIPVSLGKASTPTSSGRMVIMEKHQRTTFDTRGEPNGGYVVNVADAQRLTWGGEFIHGAPWSVSDQGHRNVSHGCTNVSPANADWLMKVTQVGDLVTVTGTEVRLEAGNGWTAWNTSWEQFVKGSALPVPDGLRPVPTATPRPGGSPTPGPTASTG, translated from the coding sequence ATGGGGTTGAGACGACGGATGGCGCTGGTGGTGGTGTCCGTCGTGGCCACGCCTCTGGCCGTCGGCGGATGCACCACCGAGCGGAAGGCCGCCGTGCGGTCCGTCGAGCAGGAGGTGCCGGCGCCGGAGCCGAAGGTGACGGTCACGCCCGCCGACCGGTCACGCGACGTGCCGGTCAGCGCCGAGGTCACCGCCCTGGCCACCGGCGGAGAAATCGTCGTCGTACGCATCGCCGACGACCGGGGCATGCTGGTCAGGGCCGAACGACGGGAGGACGGCGCAACCTGGGTGCCCACCGTTCCGCTGCGACCGGCGAGCACCTACACCGTCGAGGCGACCGCCGTCGGCGACTCCGGCCGGACCACCACCCGCACGGCGACCTTCACCACCACGGCGGCGTCGACGAAACCGCAGGTGACCAGCACGTTGTACGTCGCCGACGGCCGGACGTACGGCACGGCGATGCCGGTGACCGTCGGATTCGATCCGCCGATCGCCAAGAGGGCCCGCGCCGAGGTGCAGCACCGGTTGTTCGTCACCACCGACCCACCGCAGCCGGGGACCTGGTCCTGGGTGGACGACGGCAGCCAGGTCTACTACCGCGCTCCCGACTTCTGGCGGCCGGGGACGACGGTCAGCGTCCGGGCCGCTCTGGAAGGTCTGCCGATCGGCGGGAACCGGGTCGGTGACACCGACCGCACCGCGACGTTCCGGATCGGGCGTCAGGTGGCACTGGAGATCGACAACGCCGGCAAGCAGATGCGCGTGCTGCGCGACGGCACGGTGATCCGCAGGATCCCGGTCAGCCTGGGCAAGGCGAGCACTCCGACGTCCAGCGGCAGGATGGTCATCATGGAGAAACACCAGCGCACCACCTTCGACACCCGTGGCGAGCCGAACGGCGGCTACGTGGTGAACGTCGCGGACGCGCAACGCCTCACCTGGGGCGGTGAGTTCATCCACGGCGCGCCCTGGTCGGTGTCGGATCAGGGACACCGCAACGTGTCGCACGGCTGCACGAACGTCTCGCCCGCCAACGCCGACTGGCTGATGAAGGTCACCCAGGTCGGTGATCTGGTCACCGTCACCGGCACCGAGGTCCGGCTGGAGGCGGGCAACGGTTGGACGGCCTGGAACACCAGTTGGGAGCAGTTCGTCAAGGGCAGCGCACTGCCCGTACCCGATGGTCTTCGGCCGGTCCCGACCGCGACGCCGCGCCCGGGCGGCTCACCGACGCCGGGGCCCACCGCCTCCACCGGCTGA